From the genome of Tenrec ecaudatus isolate mTenEca1 chromosome 1, mTenEca1.hap1, whole genome shotgun sequence:
GACAAGTCTTCTTTGATTTCAGCTTCATCCCACGGTCCATGAATGTTTTCTTTAAAGAGCTGCAGCCGAATGAGGTAGAAAGGGCAGAGACATGAGATGGACACGAGCAGAAGGGCAAAGAGGATGGCTCCCACACCACTAATGGACAGCAGGCCTCCGAAGGCGGAAAACGCAAAAAGCAGCGTGACCCCCACATAGCTGCGAGGAGTACATGCCTTCAGTTTCTTCTGCAACATGGGCCAGAGGGCAAATATCTGGATGGCAAACGTCACCATGATGAAGGCATGCAGGGACCGAGGCAGGCGAGAGGCCAGGCAAACGGAGGCAAAGATGGCCATGTTCAAGGACagggtgctggacacaatggcggCGTTGGCACCATAGTCGAAGAAGATGAGGTGGCCTAACAGCATGAAGACTGACATGGCGTAGATGGTGTCAGTGCTGACAGACTCTGTCAGGGTCTTCAGCACTGGGGAAAAACCGTATGTAAAAGTAATGAAAACCAGTGCGCTCTTCAGGTCTGCCCACCGTGTCCGCCCACTCTTCTTCCGCCCTTCACCTCCATCAATGAAGTCAAACAAAATATAGCCAATCAGGGAAGAAGCCAGGCCGGTCCCAAAGAGCCAGAGAGGGGCCAGCAGACCCTCGTCCATATACCACCAGAtgaccacaaacacacacacactgcacagcTGCTGAATCACCACACTGGACTCAAACACCACCGCCCAGTACTGGTATTTTCGGGCATAGATGTTTTTCCGGAGCTCTTCCAGGAAGCGCCGATCCACGTAGTTATCAGGAAATGGCTGTCGCTTATACAAGACCTTCTGCCACCTGACCTCGTTGGTGTTCCTTACTGGCTGGTCACACATTATCCTTTTCCTTAAAGTAAGGCTGGTTCAAGCTCCCTCGCAGAAGTCCATGCAGTTCTGCTTCTTTATGAAGTTTTGAAGTAAGACCTCGCTGGAAATTCCATGCTGTGCTGTAGCTGATGTCCTACCAGCCTTCCCTTGTTTCAAAGGCAGCGACCCAGGCTAGGTCTGCAATAGATGAGTTTGTTCTCTGAGGCAGAATAGTACAGCAATTTCCTAGAAAAAGAGAGACTATGAACCTACGAAAATTGTGAAAGGGCACGGACAAACTAAGTTCAACATCAACCCAGCTCATATGGTAGCCATTTCATAATTATGCACATTAAAATTGCTTTTCTACGATTCAATATAAGCCCTTGAACAATAATAGTCACTCGTTGGCTAGCGTTT
Proteins encoded in this window:
- the PIGC gene encoding phosphatidylinositol N-acetylglucosaminyltransferase subunit C, which translates into the protein MCDQPVRNTNEVRWQKVLYKRQPFPDNYVDRRFLEELRKNIYARKYQYWAVVFESSVVIQQLCSVCVFVVIWWYMDEGLLAPLWLFGTGLASSLIGYILFDFIDGGEGRKKSGRTRWADLKSALVFITFTYGFSPVLKTLTESVSTDTIYAMSVFMLLGHLIFFDYGANAAIVSSTLSLNMAIFASVCLASRLPRSLHAFIMVTFAIQIFALWPMLQKKLKACTPRSYVGVTLLFAFSAFGGLLSISGVGAILFALLLVSISCLCPFYLIRLQLFKENIHGPWDEAEIKEDLSRFLS